The genomic stretch TAAACTTTTTCATAGGCCCTCAGGGCTATGGCCCTCCCCTCGACCAGGGCCCTCACTACCTTCCTCCTCCCGGACTCGAGTATCCTCCAGAAGGTGGCCCTGGGTAGACCCATCCTCATGGAGGCCTCCTCCACGGTTAGATCCTCCAGGTGCACTAGCCTCATGGCCTCCAGCTCATGATGGTAGAGCAC from Candidatus Korarchaeota archaeon NZ13-K encodes the following:
- a CDS encoding DUF134 domain-containing protein; this encodes MLYHHELEAMRLVHLEDLTVEEASMRMGLPRATFWRILESGRRKVVRALVEGRAIALRAYEKV